The Anaerolineae bacterium genome includes a window with the following:
- a CDS encoding substrate-binding domain-containing protein yields MKKFSILMVIAMLALALAPTTAQSDLPKIGFLPGVVDPFYEVMELGVNQAVADFGLEVVTQFPQDWGPSEQTPILDAMVARGDLDYLIIAPTDKEQMIAPLQAAVDAGIKVITVDTFLGDGDYVNGPVTFPLSYIGSDNVEGGRIAAQALADVLGGQGKVYVQNTNVGVSTTEQRGQGFIEGISAYPGMQLVGMDYNLDDANTAAEQTAAVLQREPDLAGIFGVNVFSAQGAGNAVISAGLGGQVQVIAFDATQFAIEQLREGVVTLVIAQKPFDMGYLAVTFAMADWRGVTSLPHRVTTGYAVITAENVDDPEVARFIYQVP; encoded by the coding sequence ATGAAGAAGTTCTCGATTCTGATGGTCATCGCCATGCTGGCGCTGGCCCTTGCGCCGACGACCGCCCAGTCTGACCTGCCCAAGATCGGCTTCCTGCCAGGTGTGGTAGACCCCTTCTATGAGGTGATGGAACTGGGTGTCAACCAGGCGGTTGCCGACTTCGGTCTGGAAGTGGTTACGCAGTTCCCGCAGGACTGGGGGCCTTCCGAGCAGACGCCGATCCTGGACGCGATGGTTGCCCGTGGTGACCTGGATTACCTCATCATTGCGCCGACCGACAAGGAACAGATGATCGCCCCGCTGCAGGCGGCTGTTGACGCTGGCATCAAGGTGATCACCGTCGATACGTTCCTGGGCGATGGCGATTATGTCAATGGCCCGGTGACCTTCCCGCTGTCGTACATCGGCTCGGATAACGTGGAAGGCGGCCGGATCGCGGCCCAGGCGCTGGCCGATGTGCTGGGCGGCCAGGGCAAGGTCTACGTTCAGAACACGAACGTGGGCGTGAGCACCACCGAACAGCGTGGCCAGGGCTTCATCGAGGGTATCTCTGCCTATCCGGGCATGCAACTGGTCGGTATGGATTACAACCTGGATGACGCCAATACTGCCGCTGAGCAGACCGCTGCGGTCCTGCAGCGCGAACCCGATCTGGCCGGTATCTTTGGCGTGAACGTGTTCAGCGCTCAGGGCGCCGGTAACGCCGTGATCAGCGCCGGGCTGGGCGGGCAGGTTCAGGTTATCGCCTTCGATGCGACCCAGTTCGCCATCGAGCAACTCCGCGAAGGCGTCGTGACGCTGGTGATCGCCCAGAAGCCCTTTGACATGGGTTACCTGGCTGTCACCTTTGCCATGGCCGACTGGCGCGGCGTGACCAGCCTGCCGCATCGCGTCACCACCGGTTACGCGGTCATCACCGCGGAGAACGTCGACGATCCTGAGGTGGCGCGCTTCATCTATCAGGTCCCGTAA
- a CDS encoding class II fructose-bisphosphate aldolase, producing the protein MPVEHPALCNLNPLLAAAERGGYAVGAFSPRYTAMIQPVLQAGQALNSPLIVQISQRELTRAQITPARFASAFYTEMQTGQITVPVALHLDHTRELSIIEEAIAAGFTSVMIDASERPFAENIAITRQVVAYAHRHGVSVEAELGRITTTDYVETEDDAEMFTDPEEAGVFVAETGVDALAVSVGTAHGVYVVRQPRIDYNRLQAIRARTAVHLVLHGGSGVPAAMVEQAISLPGGGVSKVNIATELELAALGALGRSHYLLDTEMSALPVEALLAARQAVSGVVQDKIQNFLHSSGKAGKVKS; encoded by the coding sequence ATGCCAGTCGAGCACCCCGCTCTGTGTAACCTTAACCCTCTTCTGGCAGCAGCAGAGCGTGGCGGTTACGCCGTTGGTGCGTTCTCACCGCGTTACACGGCCATGATCCAGCCTGTGCTGCAGGCAGGACAGGCCCTTAACTCCCCCCTCATCGTGCAGATTTCCCAGCGCGAATTAACCCGCGCCCAGATCACACCGGCCCGCTTCGCCAGCGCCTTCTATACCGAGATGCAAACCGGGCAGATCACAGTGCCCGTTGCCCTGCACCTGGACCACACCCGCGAACTCTCCATCATCGAGGAGGCTATCGCCGCTGGTTTCACCTCTGTCATGATCGACGCCTCCGAGAGACCTTTCGCCGAAAACATTGCTATCACCCGGCAGGTTGTGGCCTACGCTCACCGGCACGGCGTGTCCGTGGAAGCCGAACTGGGGCGGATTACGACCACCGATTACGTGGAGACGGAAGACGACGCCGAGATGTTCACCGATCCGGAAGAGGCCGGCGTTTTTGTCGCCGAAACAGGCGTCGACGCTCTGGCGGTCTCGGTGGGCACAGCGCACGGCGTCTATGTCGTCCGCCAGCCGCGCATTGACTACAACCGGCTGCAGGCCATCCGGGCCAGGACAGCAGTGCACCTCGTCCTGCACGGCGGCTCAGGCGTGCCCGCCGCCATGGTCGAGCAGGCCATCAGCCTGCCGGGCGGTGGCGTGAGCAAGGTCAACATCGCCACCGAGCTGGAACTGGCCGCCCTGGGCGCTCTGGGCCGCAGCCACTACCTGCTGGATACCGAGATGAGCGCGCTCCCGGTGGAAGCCCTGCTCGCCGCCCGCCAGGCGGTCAGCGGTGTCGTGCAGGACAAAATCCAGAACTTCCTGCACAGTAGCGGAAAAGCTGGCAAGGTGAAGTCATGA
- a CDS encoding ROK family protein, which translates to MTALLAGVDIGGTKCAIVLGRPTGDEIAILAKTRFPTPPTFAQTLEQIMASLEALLARHPRDTLAAIGVSCGGPLDSRAGLVLSPPNLPGWDRVDVIGPLQARFGVPATLQNDANACALAEWKWGAGRGYRNIIFLTFGTGMGAGLILDGRLYSGTNDLAGEVGHIRLAPDGPIGYGKAGSFEGFCSGGGIAHLARTLAEQRLAAGCPPAYCPTPAELPRITAETIGTAAQQGDPTALEVYRIAGQALGRGLAVLVDILNPERIIIGSIFGRQRSLLEPPALETLRAEALPGALAVCAIVPAGLGEQVGDYASLAIASEAQASPSH; encoded by the coding sequence ATGACTGCACTGCTGGCAGGCGTCGATATCGGCGGCACCAAGTGCGCTATTGTCCTGGGCCGCCCCACCGGCGACGAGATCGCCATCCTCGCCAAGACGCGCTTCCCCACTCCGCCCACCTTTGCCCAGACCCTGGAGCAGATCATGGCCAGCCTGGAAGCGCTGCTGGCGCGGCATCCACGCGACACACTGGCTGCCATTGGCGTCAGTTGTGGCGGACCGCTGGATAGCCGGGCCGGGCTGGTGCTTTCCCCGCCAAACCTGCCGGGCTGGGATCGCGTGGATGTGATCGGGCCATTGCAGGCGCGTTTTGGCGTGCCCGCGACCCTGCAAAATGATGCCAATGCCTGCGCTCTGGCTGAATGGAAGTGGGGCGCCGGGCGCGGCTACCGCAATATTATCTTCCTGACCTTTGGCACTGGCATGGGCGCCGGACTGATCCTCGATGGACGGCTGTATTCCGGCACCAACGATCTGGCGGGTGAGGTCGGCCACATCCGCCTGGCCCCCGATGGGCCGATCGGCTATGGCAAAGCCGGATCGTTCGAAGGTTTTTGCAGCGGCGGCGGGATCGCCCATCTGGCCCGGACGCTGGCGGAACAACGCCTGGCCGCCGGCTGCCCGCCTGCTTACTGCCCCACCCCGGCGGAACTGCCCCGGATCACCGCTGAGACGATCGGAACAGCCGCGCAGCAGGGCGATCCCACCGCCCTGGAGGTCTACCGCATCGCCGGTCAGGCGCTGGGGCGCGGGTTAGCCGTGCTGGTGGATATCCTCAATCCGGAACGGATCATCATCGGCAGCATTTTTGGCCGCCAGCGTTCGCTGCTGGAACCACCCGCGCTGGAGACTCTGCGGGCGGAAGCGCTCCCGGGGGCGCTGGCCGTCTGCGCGATCGTCCCCGCCGGGCTGGGCGAACAGGTTGGCGATTACGCCAGTCTGGCGATCGCTTCCGAAGCGCAAGCCTCACCCTCACATTAA
- a CDS encoding carboxypeptidase, producing the protein MPAVRFDRYYRYEELTALLHAYAEEFPDLVRLESLGKSYEGRDVWLATVTNFKTGPAEEKPALWVDGNIHATEVSPSSACLYLIERLTTGYGREETVTRCLDTRAFYVCPRVNPDGAEWMLADEPRLIRSSTRPYPYNEDALEGLEEKDIDGDGRLLWMRIKDPNGPWKVHPDEPRLMVRREPEDVEGDFYWLFPEGAIKNYDGYLFSVPPKKQGLDLNRNFPSEWRPEFQQPGAGPFPTSEPEVRNLTAFVASHPNLTGAVTFHTYSGVLLRPYGTRPDDEMPAEDLWTYQKIGQKGTSITGYPHASVFHEFKYHPKEVITGDFDGWCYEERGIFAWTVEIWSPQQQAGITEYKFIDWYREHPLEDDLKMLAWNDNVLEGKGYIDWYPFDHPQLGRIELGGWNTLYCWRNPPPAFLEKEIAPFAEWLIWKLMLSPRLELYALKATMLSEGVYRVTLVVENTGWLPTYITKKALEKKLVRGVIFEIALPEGASLAVGREREETRQLEGRAYTQALASPWAVGSANMDARIKHEWVVRAAPGTVVTVTARHDRAGKVQRQIVLE; encoded by the coding sequence ATGCCTGCCGTCAGGTTCGACCGTTATTATCGCTATGAGGAGCTTACGGCGCTCCTGCACGCCTACGCCGAGGAGTTCCCCGATCTGGTCAGGCTGGAAAGCCTGGGCAAGAGTTACGAAGGGCGGGATGTCTGGCTGGCGACTGTCACCAATTTTAAGACCGGACCTGCCGAGGAAAAACCGGCGCTGTGGGTCGATGGCAATATCCACGCCACCGAAGTGTCACCTTCTAGTGCGTGCCTGTACCTGATCGAGCGCCTGACCACGGGCTATGGCCGGGAGGAGACCGTCACCCGCTGCCTGGATACGCGGGCCTTCTATGTGTGCCCCCGCGTGAACCCGGATGGCGCGGAGTGGATGCTGGCGGACGAACCGCGCCTGATCCGTTCCAGTACGCGGCCTTACCCGTATAATGAGGACGCTCTGGAAGGGTTGGAGGAAAAGGATATCGATGGCGATGGCCGGCTGCTCTGGATGCGGATCAAGGACCCTAACGGCCCCTGGAAGGTGCATCCGGATGAGCCGCGCCTGATGGTGCGCCGCGAGCCGGAAGATGTTGAAGGCGACTTTTACTGGCTTTTCCCTGAGGGCGCGATCAAAAACTATGATGGCTACCTGTTCAGTGTGCCGCCCAAGAAACAGGGACTTGACCTGAACCGCAATTTCCCCTCGGAATGGCGACCGGAGTTTCAGCAACCAGGGGCCGGACCTTTCCCGACCTCGGAACCGGAGGTGCGCAACCTGACGGCGTTTGTGGCATCGCATCCTAACCTCACCGGGGCGGTCACCTTTCACACCTACAGCGGTGTGCTGCTGCGCCCATATGGCACCCGCCCTGATGACGAGATGCCCGCCGAGGACCTGTGGACGTACCAGAAGATCGGCCAGAAGGGGACGAGCATCACCGGTTACCCGCATGCCTCCGTCTTTCACGAGTTCAAGTACCATCCCAAAGAGGTGATCACCGGCGACTTTGATGGCTGGTGCTACGAAGAGCGTGGCATCTTCGCCTGGACGGTTGAGATCTGGAGTCCGCAGCAGCAGGCGGGAATCACGGAGTACAAGTTTATCGACTGGTACCGCGAGCATCCGCTGGAAGACGACCTCAAGATGCTGGCCTGGAACGATAACGTTCTCGAAGGAAAAGGGTACATTGACTGGTATCCGTTTGATCATCCCCAGCTGGGGCGAATCGAACTGGGCGGCTGGAACACGCTATACTGCTGGCGCAACCCGCCGCCGGCCTTCCTGGAGAAGGAAATTGCGCCTTTTGCCGAGTGGCTGATCTGGAAGCTGATGCTCTCGCCGCGGCTGGAGCTGTACGCGCTGAAGGCTACCATGCTGAGCGAGGGGGTGTATCGCGTCACGCTGGTAGTGGAAAATACCGGCTGGCTGCCGACCTATATCACTAAGAAGGCGCTGGAAAAGAAGCTGGTTCGGGGCGTGATCTTCGAGATCGCGCTGCCGGAGGGGGCTTCCCTGGCGGTTGGCAGGGAACGGGAGGAGACGCGGCAACTGGAAGGCCGCGCCTATACCCAGGCGCTGGCTTCCCCCTGGGCGGTGGGATCGGCCAATATGGATGCCCGGATCAAGCATGAGTGGGTGGTCAGGGCCGCGCCGGGTACAGTGGTTACGGTCACGGCCCGGCATGATCGCGCCGGGAAGGTGCAGCGCCAGATCGTGCTGGAATAA
- a CDS encoding ABC transporter substrate-binding protein, translating to MSGQKKLWWTLLAMAMILSFSTATASAQGGGTLIGGFDVGPGGLPQTVPWVQTAGNTWLSKIWSPLVSYNEDVSGLAPQLAVAWEANEDNTIWTFTLREGVVWHDGEPFTAKDVKFTFDFVLSPGSTFSGPPQAAALTILGARAYNAGEAAELAGVRVVDDLTVEFELEAPNPRFPFKLVDSYILPAHAVNFAPSEIATTDWWFTNPVGTGPFMHEEFVRDQFWAVVPNPNYWNGAPRLDRLINRYFEDETAAILALEAGEIHFTYASGDVALQLGEKGYTLHQGPSGVTNYFIFNYRNPVFQDVRVRQAFLYAIDRQAIAEVILGGTAQVVPCLGAFPNMWPAEYNDYAYNPDLARQLLAEAGWQQTEPIELVTYYSSQFHMDAMAAQQQYLADVGINVVPRVDADGYNAYFYTGEGWQISYRGLGNNPGNYPFQFYETGGYPNAVGDTGTLMGQSFPELDALIAAARQEADPDRYTELLQEICAFQNENAIEAYMWTALRFGVASTDLVDFYWFPAPGGGPYEDHPELWAVAE from the coding sequence ATGAGCGGACAAAAGAAGTTGTGGTGGACCCTGCTGGCGATGGCGATGATCCTGTCGTTCTCCACGGCGACAGCCAGCGCTCAGGGAGGCGGCACCCTGATCGGCGGATTTGATGTCGGCCCTGGCGGCCTGCCGCAGACCGTACCGTGGGTTCAGACAGCGGGTAACACATGGCTGAGCAAGATCTGGAGTCCACTGGTGAGCTATAACGAGGACGTCAGCGGCCTGGCTCCTCAGCTGGCTGTGGCCTGGGAGGCGAACGAGGACAATACCATCTGGACGTTCACCCTGCGCGAGGGCGTGGTATGGCACGATGGCGAGCCATTCACCGCCAAAGACGTCAAGTTCACCTTCGACTTTGTGCTCTCCCCCGGCTCCACCTTCTCCGGGCCGCCCCAGGCTGCGGCGCTCACCATCCTCGGCGCGCGGGCCTATAATGCCGGGGAAGCGGCGGAGCTGGCTGGCGTGCGGGTCGTAGACGATCTGACCGTCGAGTTTGAACTGGAAGCTCCCAACCCGCGCTTCCCCTTCAAGCTGGTCGACTCTTACATCCTGCCAGCCCATGCCGTCAATTTCGCGCCATCAGAGATCGCCACTACTGACTGGTGGTTCACCAATCCAGTTGGCACCGGCCCATTCATGCATGAGGAGTTTGTGCGGGATCAGTTCTGGGCTGTTGTGCCCAACCCCAATTACTGGAACGGCGCGCCCAGGCTGGACCGCCTGATCAACCGCTACTTCGAGGATGAAACCGCCGCCATCCTGGCGCTGGAAGCTGGCGAGATTCACTTCACCTATGCCAGTGGCGATGTCGCCCTGCAACTGGGCGAGAAGGGCTATACGCTGCATCAAGGCCCCTCCGGCGTGACCAACTACTTCATCTTCAACTACCGCAACCCGGTATTCCAGGACGTGCGCGTGCGGCAGGCTTTCCTTTACGCCATCGACCGCCAGGCCATTGCCGAGGTGATCCTGGGCGGCACAGCGCAGGTTGTGCCCTGCCTTGGCGCTTTCCCCAACATGTGGCCGGCGGAATACAACGACTACGCCTACAACCCTGACCTGGCCCGCCAGCTTCTGGCTGAAGCAGGCTGGCAGCAAACTGAACCGATCGAGCTGGTCACCTACTATAGCAGCCAGTTTCACATGGATGCGATGGCCGCCCAGCAGCAATACCTGGCCGATGTGGGCATTAATGTCGTGCCGCGGGTGGATGCTGACGGCTACAACGCTTACTTCTACACAGGCGAAGGCTGGCAGATTTCCTACCGTGGGCTGGGCAATAACCCCGGCAACTATCCCTTCCAGTTCTATGAGACCGGCGGCTATCCTAACGCGGTCGGCGACACCGGCACGTTGATGGGCCAGTCCTTCCCGGAGCTTGACGCGCTGATCGCCGCAGCCCGCCAGGAAGCCGACCCCGATCGTTACACCGAACTCCTGCAGGAAATCTGCGCCTTCCAGAACGAAAACGCCATCGAAGCCTACATGTGGACCGCCCTGCGCTTTGGAGTCGCCTCGACCGATCTGGTGGACTTCTACTGGTTCCCCGCTCCCGGCGGCGGCCCGTATGAAGATCATCCAGAACTGTGGGCGGTAGCGGAATAA
- a CDS encoding sugar ABC transporter ATP-binding protein, whose protein sequence is MEPLLAVRDIVKRFGGLTAVDHVSMDVFPGEVIGLVGDNGAGKSTLIKIVSGVYQADEGQIYFDGRPVHISRPSDARDMGIETIYQDLALAGNLSVSANIFLGREVKRNYLGGLVRTLDEKRMLSESQRVLDQLDIRIPAMMQKIENLSGGQRQAVAIARAIFWNARLMIMDEPTNNLGVTEQRKVLDLIRTLRDQGVPVILISHTMHDVFAVSDRIVVLHRGRKVAEKRTAETDPEEIVQYMIGLRDDTRPAQ, encoded by the coding sequence ATGGAACCGTTGCTGGCTGTACGGGATATTGTCAAGCGCTTTGGCGGTTTGACCGCGGTAGATCATGTCAGCATGGATGTGTTCCCCGGCGAGGTGATCGGGCTGGTGGGGGATAACGGCGCCGGGAAATCCACGCTGATCAAGATCGTCTCCGGCGTCTACCAGGCCGATGAGGGCCAGATCTATTTTGACGGGCGGCCGGTCCACATCTCCCGCCCCTCTGACGCCCGTGATATGGGGATTGAGACGATCTACCAGGACCTGGCGCTGGCAGGCAACCTGAGCGTGAGCGCCAACATCTTCCTGGGGCGCGAGGTCAAGCGGAACTACCTGGGCGGGCTGGTGCGCACGCTGGATGAGAAGCGGATGCTCAGCGAATCGCAGCGGGTGCTCGACCAGCTGGATATCCGTATCCCGGCCATGATGCAGAAGATCGAGAATCTCTCCGGCGGGCAGCGGCAGGCAGTCGCCATTGCCCGCGCGATTTTCTGGAACGCCCGGCTGATGATCATGGATGAGCCGACGAACAACCTGGGCGTCACTGAGCAGCGCAAGGTGCTCGACCTGATCCGCACACTGCGCGACCAGGGCGTGCCCGTCATCCTGATCAGTCACACCATGCACGATGTGTTTGCCGTCTCGGATCGCATTGTAGTGCTGCATCGAGGCCGCAAGGTAGCCGAGAAGCGGACCGCAGAAACCGATCCGGAGGAGATCGTCCAGTACATGATCGGGTTACGTGACGATACCCGACCGGCGCAGTAG
- a CDS encoding SIS domain-containing protein: MSDDLLHTLVTRYPELAACLADIQAAFDLLRATFQRGGKVLVCGNGGSAADSEHIVGELMKGYRLPRPLPDATRRRILEAWPAEGAYLADHLQGALPAISLVSQSALLSAFANDVAADMVYAQQVYGYGRPGDTLIAISTSGNAANVLHAVQVGRALGLSAIGLTGRDGGRLKAVCDITIRVPADSTPAIQERHLPIYHTLCALLEEAFFA; this comes from the coding sequence ATGAGCGACGATCTTCTGCATACCCTGGTAACCCGTTACCCGGAACTGGCCGCCTGCCTGGCTGACATCCAGGCCGCCTTTGACCTGTTGCGAGCCACCTTCCAGCGGGGCGGCAAAGTCCTGGTTTGCGGCAACGGCGGCAGCGCCGCCGACAGCGAGCACATCGTGGGCGAGTTGATGAAAGGCTATCGCCTGCCCCGCCCGCTGCCGGACGCAACCCGCCGCCGAATTCTGGAAGCCTGGCCGGCAGAGGGCGCTTACCTGGCCGATCACCTGCAGGGCGCGCTGCCCGCCATTTCGCTGGTCAGCCAGAGCGCCCTGCTTTCCGCTTTTGCCAACGATGTGGCCGCCGACATGGTTTACGCCCAGCAGGTTTATGGCTACGGGCGGCCCGGCGACACGTTGATCGCGATCAGCACCTCCGGCAACGCCGCCAACGTCCTGCATGCCGTGCAGGTTGGCCGGGCGCTCGGCCTGAGCGCCATCGGCCTGACCGGGCGAGATGGCGGTCGCCTGAAAGCTGTGTGCGATATCACCATCCGTGTTCCTGCTGATAGCACACCGGCCATCCAGGAACGCCACCTGCCGATCTACCACACCCTGTGCGCGCTGCTGGAGGAGGCTTTCTTCGCATGA
- a CDS encoding IclR family transcriptional regulator, which yields MTKQVAAVQKAFTLLELLGQAERGLGISELAESSGLPLGTTHRLLHTLIALGYIEQDPDTRKYTLGLRFLQLRGQVIGRLNLAALAMPHLKLLMHRVNETVHLAVLNDGEVVYVDRVEGLQTQGMFTQIGKRGPIHCTALGKVLAAFSPEEVWREAIAKHGMPRRTPATIVDPEAFAAELQKVREQGYAIDNVESEPGVRCVAAPIRDYSGRVIAAVSISGPAARMRPARDQELSIAVRRTAHAISERLGYSGS from the coding sequence ATGACCAAGCAAGTTGCCGCCGTCCAGAAGGCCTTCACACTGCTCGAACTGCTGGGCCAGGCTGAGCGTGGACTGGGCATCTCCGAGCTGGCCGAATCCAGCGGCTTGCCGCTGGGAACGACGCACCGCCTGCTGCACACGTTGATCGCGCTGGGGTACATCGAACAGGACCCCGATACGCGCAAGTACACGCTGGGGCTGCGTTTCCTGCAGTTGCGCGGCCAGGTCATCGGACGGCTCAATCTGGCTGCCCTGGCCATGCCGCATCTGAAACTGCTGATGCACCGTGTCAACGAAACCGTACACCTGGCCGTCCTGAATGATGGCGAAGTGGTCTACGTCGATCGGGTGGAGGGCCTGCAAACGCAGGGGATGTTCACCCAGATCGGCAAGCGCGGCCCCATTCACTGCACCGCGCTGGGCAAGGTGCTGGCCGCCTTTTCGCCGGAAGAAGTCTGGCGCGAGGCCATTGCCAAACACGGCATGCCCCGGCGCACCCCGGCCACCATCGTTGACCCGGAAGCCTTTGCCGCCGAACTGCAGAAGGTACGGGAACAGGGTTACGCCATCGACAACGTGGAATCGGAGCCGGGCGTGCGCTGTGTGGCCGCGCCCATCCGCGACTACAGTGGGCGTGTCATTGCCGCCGTCAGCATCTCCGGGCCAGCAGCGCGGATGAGGCCAGCCCGTGACCAGGAACTCAGCATCGCCGTCAGACGCACGGCACATGCTATCTCCGAACGACTCGGTTACTCCGGCAGCTAG
- a CDS encoding Glu/Leu/Phe/Val dehydrogenase: MSQQVPSAISTSVSANGQFNPFAMAQAQLDAAAEILGLDPQIHALLREPLREMQVSLPVRMDDGTVRVFKAFRVQYNDARGPTKGGLRFHPNETIDLVRALAAWMTWKCAVVDIPLGGGKGGIVCNTRELSAGELERLSRAYIRQVGRILGPEMDVPAPDMYTNPQIMAWMADEYSVLQGHNDFGVITGKPLGLGGSKVREDATARGGMSCIREAARLLGMDTRGKTMAIQGFGNAGQYAALLGEELLGVKVVAVSDSKGGIYAPDGLPASAVVAHKRTTESVRGFPGAQPISNRELLELDVDILVPAALENQINAQNAPNIRAKICAELANGPTTPEADDILYRNGVYVIPDFLCNAGGVTVSYFEMVQNAYNYYWNAETVKQRLDEKMTAAFHAVHETAQRLKVNNRMAAYCVAVQRVAEAVRLRGWA, from the coding sequence ATGAGCCAACAGGTACCGTCCGCTATATCCACATCCGTCTCCGCCAATGGTCAATTCAACCCCTTCGCCATGGCTCAGGCCCAGCTCGACGCAGCCGCGGAAATCCTGGGGCTTGACCCCCAGATTCACGCCCTCCTACGTGAACCCCTGCGTGAGATGCAGGTCAGCTTGCCCGTGCGCATGGATGATGGGACCGTCCGCGTCTTTAAAGCTTTTCGTGTTCAATACAACGACGCGCGCGGACCGACGAAAGGCGGGTTACGCTTCCATCCCAATGAGACCATCGATCTGGTTCGGGCGCTGGCCGCCTGGATGACCTGGAAATGCGCCGTCGTTGACATCCCGCTGGGGGGCGGCAAGGGCGGGATTGTCTGCAACACACGCGAACTTTCCGCCGGGGAGCTGGAGCGCCTCAGCCGGGCCTACATCCGCCAGGTCGGGCGCATCCTGGGGCCGGAGATGGATGTCCCCGCCCCGGACATGTACACCAACCCGCAGATCATGGCCTGGATGGCGGATGAATATTCCGTCCTGCAGGGCCACAACGATTTCGGTGTGATCACGGGCAAGCCGCTGGGACTGGGCGGCTCGAAAGTGCGCGAAGACGCTACCGCGCGCGGCGGTATGAGCTGCATCCGCGAGGCAGCCCGCCTGCTGGGCATGGATACCAGAGGCAAGACGATGGCCATTCAGGGCTTTGGCAACGCCGGGCAGTACGCCGCCCTGCTGGGCGAGGAACTGCTGGGGGTGAAGGTGGTAGCTGTCTCCGACTCAAAGGGTGGCATCTACGCGCCGGATGGCCTGCCAGCCAGCGCTGTGGTCGCTCACAAGCGGACGACCGAATCGGTGCGCGGTTTCCCCGGTGCGCAGCCGATCTCCAACCGGGAGTTGCTTGAGCTGGATGTCGACATCCTGGTTCCTGCCGCGCTGGAGAATCAGATCAACGCGCAGAACGCCCCCAACATCCGCGCCAAGATCTGCGCGGAACTGGCCAACGGGCCAACAACGCCTGAAGCCGATGACATCCTGTACAGGAACGGCGTCTACGTGATCCCCGACTTTCTCTGCAACGCCGGCGGTGTTACCGTGTCATACTTTGAGATGGTGCAAAACGCCTACAACTACTACTGGAACGCTGAGACGGTCAAACAGCGGCTGGACGAGAAGATGACAGCGGCCTTCCATGCCGTGCATGAAACCGCCCAGCGGCTGAAGGTGAACAACCGCATGGCTGCATACTGTGTGGCCGTTCAGCGGGTGGCGGAAGCCGTTCGCCTGCGCGGGTGGGCCTGA
- a CDS encoding alpha/beta fold hydrolase, with amino-acid sequence MRYLQGISALVVVGLVLALAGGALAQGEAAREYAVTLEGEIAGIVVEPAGEGPFPTVLMLHGFASQKDEVGDMYKRLAAALAERGIASLRIDFRGWGESGGGMENSTVTGMVEDAATAYAYLLEQPFVDPARIGLVGFSLGGAVSLASAGQNPSWYKSVAIWSWGGNLAEEMLDGFTQEQLDTAAAEGKVTVDLGWREVTLGAGFFESLSALDVEAEFLKYPNAFYVVAGTEDFSGAYVDWFMDNAQGELKAAYLIKGADHIYGVLGEDQTMANAVIRTTADWFVMSLG; translated from the coding sequence ATGAGATATTTGCAGGGGATATCTGCTCTTGTGGTTGTCGGTCTGGTGTTGGCCCTGGCGGGCGGCGCACTTGCCCAGGGCGAAGCAGCGCGGGAATACGCCGTCACGCTGGAAGGCGAGATCGCCGGGATTGTGGTCGAACCAGCGGGCGAAGGCCCCTTCCCCACTGTGCTGATGCTGCATGGCTTTGCCAGCCAGAAAGATGAAGTTGGCGATATGTACAAGCGGCTGGCGGCGGCGCTGGCCGAACGCGGCATTGCCTCGCTGCGCATCGACTTCCGCGGCTGGGGCGAAAGCGGCGGCGGCATGGAAAACAGCACCGTCACCGGGATGGTAGAGGACGCAGCAACCGCCTATGCCTACCTGCTGGAGCAGCCGTTTGTCGATCCGGCGCGGATCGGCCTGGTCGGCTTCAGTCTGGGCGGGGCGGTATCGCTGGCTTCCGCCGGGCAAAACCCGTCGTGGTACAAGTCGGTCGCTATCTGGTCATGGGGCGGCAACCTGGCCGAGGAGATGCTCGACGGCTTCACGCAGGAGCAGCTTGACACCGCCGCCGCTGAAGGCAAGGTCACGGTTGATCTTGGCTGGCGGGAGGTGACGCTTGGCGCGGGCTTCTTCGAGAGTCTTTCCGCCCTGGATGTCGAGGCCGAATTCCTCAAGTACCCGAATGCCTTCTATGTGGTCGCTGGCACCGAGGACTTCTCCGGCGCGTATGTGGACTGGTTCATGGACAATGCGCAGGGCGAACTCAAGGCCGCATACCTGATCAAGGGCGCCGATCATATCTACGGCGTCCTGGGTGAGGACCAGACGATGGCTAACGCCGTGATCCGGACAACGGCTGACTGGTTCGTGATGTCGCTTGGCTAA